CCTTATGAGCTGGTCTGGGAGCACGAGGTCGCCGACGCCCCGGAGAACCACCCGCGCTTTACGGAGCTGTCCAGCCTCGCCGAGCTGCCGGCCTGGCTGCGGGCGCTGACCTAGGGCCGGATCCGGCCCGGCTAGATGCGGCCGAGCGCGCCGCGGGCCGCGATCGGGCCGCTCGGACCCTGGGGATCCGTGGAGCCGCCCGGCGGCTCGACCGAGACGGCGAGTTCGGCGCCCTCCGAGACCATCCGGTCGAGGGTCTCCGGCATCGGCATGGCCCGGGACGTCCCGGGCTCGACCATGCCGAGCGAACGCGGCTTGCCGTCGCCCGGGATCAGCCAGAGCTGGTGCACGTGCAGCGGATCGGTCCCCGGCGGCACCAGGGAGGTGACGATCAGCGCCTTCCGCTGCGGGTCGTAGGCGGCGACGAACAGCGGCTGCACGCCGCCCGCCTGCGGCATCAGGCTGGCGTTCAGCAGCGGCCCCGGCTGGGCCGGCGGGGCCTGGATCACGGTCGGCGGCCGGTTGGCGACCACCACGACGGCCGCAAGGCTGGCGGCGGCCAGGCCGAAGCCGCCCATGGCGGCGGCGCGCCAGAATCTCAGCCGCCGCACGGCGCGGGGATTGTCATTGGCCGGCAGGCGCCTGGCGATCCGCTCCCACAGGCCGGCGGGCGGGGCGACCGGCGTCACGCC
The Phenylobacterium zucineum HLK1 genome window above contains:
- a CDS encoding anti-sigma factor translates to MSEAPELEGLEALAAEHALGVLTGAERAEAEVRMARDPVFAAQVDAWRIRLAPLVDGVTPVAPPAGLWERIARRLPANDNPRAVRRLRFWRAAAMGGFGLAAASLAAVVVVANRPPTVIQAPPAQPGPLLNASLMPQAGGVQPLFVAAYDPQRKALIVTSLVPPGTDPLHVHQLWLIPGDGKPRSLGMVEPGTSRAMPMPETLDRMVSEGAELAVSVEPPGGSTDPQGPSGPIAARGALGRI